In Osmerus eperlanus chromosome 17, fOsmEpe2.1, whole genome shotgun sequence, a single genomic region encodes these proteins:
- the myf6 gene encoding myogenic factor 6, which translates to MMDLFENNTYFFNDLRYLEGDHGPLQHMDMAGVSPLYHGNDSPLSPGQDNVQSETGCDSSGEEHVLAPPGLHPHCEGQCLIWACKICKRKSAPTDRRKAATLRERRRLKKINEAFDALKKKTVPNPNQRLPKVEILRSAINYIEKLQDLLHTLDEQDEIQQHGSYEFNNKEHNVENSDYNWKTSCQNWQPSADHSNAPMTNQREVTTESSGSTSLLRLSSIVESISSEEKINCSEEVTEK; encoded by the exons ATGATGGACCTTTTTGAGAACAACACTTATTTTTTCAATGATTTGCGCTATCTCGAGGGAGATCATGGACCATTACAGCATATGGACATGGCCGGGGTGTCCCCTCTGTATCACGGGAATGACAGCCCCTTGTCACCTGGACAGGATAATGTTCAATCCGAGACTGGATGTGACAGCAGTGGCGAGGAGCATGTCCTCGCGCCCCCGGGTCTCCACCCGCATTGCGAGGGACAGTGTCTTATCTGGGCTTGTAAAATATGTAAAAGAAAGTCTGCACCGACCGACAGGCGCAAAGCCGCGACTCTCAGGGAAAGAAGGCGTCTCAAGAAGATCAATGAAGCGTTCGATGCGTTAAAGAAAAAGACCGTGCCCAATCCGAACCAGCGACTGCCCAAAGTCGAGATTTTACGCAGCGCTATAAACTACATCGAAAAATTGCAGGACCTGTTGCATACCCTGGATGAGCAAGACGAAATACAGCAACATGGTTCATATGAGTTTAACAACAAAGAACATAAT GTGGAAAACAGTGATTACAATTGGAAAACGTCCTGTCAAAACTGGCAACCCTCTGCTGATCATTCCAATGCTCCTATGACGAATCAGAGAGAAG TCACCACAGAGTCCTCGGGATCAACCAGTCTACTTCGCCTCTCATCAATTGTCGAAAGCATCTCAAGTGAGGAGAAAATTAATTGCAGCGAAGAAGTCACAGAAAAATAA
- the rps16 gene encoding 40S ribosomal protein S16 yields the protein MPAKGPLQSVQVFGRKKTATAVAHCKRGNGLIKVNGRPLEMIEPATLQYKLQEPVLLLGKERFAGVDIRVRVKGGGHVAQIYAIRQSISKALVAYYQKYVDEASKKEIKDILIQYDRTLLVADPRRCESKKFGGPGARARYQKSYR from the exons ATGCCGGCTAAAGGTCCTCTGCAATCTGTCCAAGTTTTTGGACGCAAA AAAACCGCCACAGCAGTTGCTCACTGCAAGAGGGGAAATGGCCTTATCAAGGTGAACGGCAGACCCCTGGAGATGATTGAGCCAGCCACTCTCCAGTACAAG CTTCAAGAGCCAGTGCTGTTGCTGGGTAAGGAGCGTTTTGCTGGGGTTGACATCAGAGTCCGGGTGAAGGGTGGTGGACACGTCGCCCAGATCTACG CTATCCGTCAGTCCATCTCCAAAGCCCTGGTCGCTTACTATCAGAAGT ATGTGGACGAGGCCTCCAAGAAGGAGATCAAGGACATCCTGATTCAGTACGACAGGACCCTGCTGGTTGCCGATCCTCGTCGCTGCGAGTCCAAGAAGTTCGGTGGACCTGGAGCCCGTGCCCGTTACCAGAAGTCCTACCGTTAA